A region of the Bombyx mori chromosome 22, ASM3026992v2 genome:
TGCTTCTATGGGCCAATTACATATTGTGTGAATAGATCATGCATGTTACTCACATAATGATCTTCATGGTGAGATTCGTCGTGGTGAGATTCATCATGGTGGGCGATTTGTTGAATATGGTGTACCGGTACGTGATGAACTGGGGCGTGGTGTACTGGAGCAGCAATCACAGCTTCATGGACTATAGGTGCGTGATGGTGTACCGGTACAAAGTAGTGAGGCTGTTCTTGTGGTTGCTCATGGTGAGTTTGCTCATGATGGGTATCGTGACGGACGATACTTTGGGAAGACACAGCGTGCCCTTGGGAATGCCCTGAGTGGTTCTCGTGAGCGGATGCGGCGTGGGCTTCATTTGTTTCATAGACAGGCGCAACATGGGCGGTTTTGACGGGGATTGCGTGGTTGGTTTTGATCTTTTGCGGGACGTCGTGTTTTACCAAGGTCTGTAGAGTGTAGCCGTGGTGATTGTGTTCCTGACAGTAGCCTACTGTCAGAAAGATGACGATTCCTAAAGCCTGtcgtgaaaaaaaatatgtaaaactcCTTAAATGGGTTTTCTAAGGATTCAAAGTTTTTCGtcttaaactatattttttttattgcatagatgggtggacgagctcacagcccacctggtgttaagtggttatcggagcccatagacatttacaacataaatgccgccacccaccttgagatatgagttctaagaactcagtatagtcacaacggctgccccgcccttcaaaccgagacacattactgcttcacggcagaaataggcagggtggtggtacctacccgtgcggactcacaagaggtcgtaccaccaataattacgcaaattataattttgcgggttttgatttttattacacgatgttattccttcaccgtggaagaaaATCgcgaatatttgttgagtacgtattttattagaaaaattggtacccacctgggaTTCAAGCACCAgcgcatcgttcaacacgaatgcaccggacatcttaccctttaggccacggcgactatcatattacttttaatattttaatttgattacttTAGGCTTTTTGGATGATTTACAACTGTCGTAGGCACGGACAACTAAGGTGTTGTTCAAcaacatttgaatattgcgCTAAAGTTGGTCGATCTAAGAAAATGATATCTACGCGTCGTACTACATATagaattaacttgaaattttagcgaatatttgaata
Encoded here:
- the LOC101742275 gene encoding histidine-rich glycoprotein-like precursor, giving the protein MFGKALGIVIFLTVGYCQEHNHHGYTLQTLVKHDVPQKIKTNHAIPVKTAHVAPVYETNEAHAASAHENHSGHSQGHAVSSQSIVRHDTHHEQTHHEQPQEQPHYFVPVHHHAPIVHEAVIAAPVHHAPVHHVPVHHIQQIAHHDESHHDESHHEDHYAYPKYAFEYKIEDPHTGDNKYQHEIRDGDVVKGEYSLHEADGSIRTVKYTADKKSGFNAEVINSGLSKHEEPIHQHSHHH